A window from Lachnoanaerobaculum umeaense encodes these proteins:
- a CDS encoding AzlD domain-containing protein, whose product MNKWTYIFIMFTVTYMIRLLPLTLIRKKLKNTFIRSFLYYVPYVTLSVMTFPAILNATMSKTSAMISFIIGIIAAWFGANLFKVALLCCTLVFFIEYFIV is encoded by the coding sequence ATGAATAAATGGACCTATATTTTTATTATGTTTACAGTTACCTATATGATAAGGCTTTTACCCCTTACACTTATACGAAAAAAATTAAAAAACACATTCATAAGATCATTTTTATACTATGTCCCATATGTGACTCTCTCTGTAATGACATTTCCTGCCATATTGAATGCTACTATGTCCAAAACATCAGCAATGATTAGCTTTATTATTGGAATTATAGCAGCATGGTTTGGAGCAAATCTCTTCAAAGTGGCACTGCTATGCTGTACCTTGGTATTTTTTATAGAATATTTTATAGTATAA